One window from the genome of Cardiocondyla obscurior isolate alpha-2009 linkage group LG04, Cobs3.1, whole genome shotgun sequence encodes:
- the Mop gene encoding tyrosine-protein phosphatase non-receptor type 23 — protein MEAVPRLPMIWFQLKVSPEPTTFGPKLKQYIQEFYNEDPESYNNEIHQLESLRSMAVRPPVDMAGCALLKKYYCQLHFLQSRFPMYKDGPAAVIFTWRDAYANLVCSLGSIRFEIISILYNIGAMHSQLGAQTERNSADGMKVACTHFQCAAWAFEHLKNSFPQPSGIDLSPELMTFMHQLSLAQAQECILEKSMLDNRKPTIVAKVAKQIVDYFTMALTTLEQGGVEDGTISDTVGNKIYKSWKRYVKFKKAYYMAVTYLYQGLAAEEQRKMGERVAFYNAALASLNEAHTIYDFANVKEEKVAVEESLTFTNDVIEGKRKAAKNENDFIYHEEVPEKESLPTVKGASLVKGISFNINDSEVSGQDIFARFVPMRVHEANSMYSEEKAKILRYIGAKIDEKDQYLNTYLTSLKLEHLNLWDPDSQGSEWECMPLPEELLERCAALNAKEHIIQDLVDIMGKLSETSQDVEKVLKEISKFLLDEEEKEKQYQDAVGKRPPSIVATDLTREAKKYEEAHNKASESNQALHKAITMHVKNLKVLAQPIADLMAQIPSPNAYFADQGSEKSQTKEIEKMHTKELKRVLNKVDEMRMQRLDLLTKLRDQIAQDDLTRLLVTATSESFSLTRLFADQLSKHQSLVNLIEQNLAAQDNILAALTDAYAQTANVRKNVEEVLKRREMTISSLINSYDAYEDLLAKSSKGLEFYRKLEINVSKLLQRVKSTCKVQEEEREQILAQDNKNAYEKTDATISSTYDQGRPRSGNGLKLKDYLNNKVDGGTGYQNPYYNLYKGHVASMQMDSKLATEIGNKNVIQSPNTVPLSEIPSSTVKSSQHYYSATYTDYRTTSPYLYGTQNYYENPVANSILSQNYLPTTTSTTSIYQQPTLSTSTTDASNSSAQYSASSYLSNGQTLPTSGQDKFHDVSPNYNISNTALQYDAYQSPTGYNNYNIATAYVSNQEKIAVKSGTETSTHVQPVPQIPGSTIVPAAASNAVPTDAQGQTSYNIVQQTQQYDNQQKTTGLNQEMFHGGQNAVGSQQPVPVKDSTLTQNYSLPQTARSEITYPQNYQNTTYYNPTELQAQRVPYTQGTYDTALVPPSQYIQSQQPNMSNQPVHSTIASSTNEVPISYSSNLHSSNSAQYSQQQTGTESNKQNYTDKTYASYNTQVQINTVAPNYPSTYQNYQHSTGAPHEQANMLPGNVSGTYAYMNNPSTSEIIHSHAKPTTVQSYSQSYQYSQQAPYSGYMQYSNYSQDQNYGYMQNTPGTNTMTYTFNPANQAQIYSYGANSQSIQASQTLGTEVSITSSNITASVTQQSQETNARYTNAGNNAVVSQTPSSQYNQDYQSQTENDTYYTTPYGLQMQGQVGSVTRPENYTNYNQTYMQAVNNGTNTTTSANPMKHSTKSEEPKSNVDLLSDLDITINHAPLVPEVRPLSAPKKEEEITGDTAEDNKTEKNEQDKSCKTEQEPLASTEDKNDHDNLQIVWDTWYNDVQPKKDPLGEPAALQKFINDVEKYEKFVDSLLVKTLSGATNLDIKWKEVQDFEERENGKQSSTVALAHSSENRTIDCIPYDTTRVQISSSDVSSYINASHIMEITQWIPTAFIITQTPLADKLNVFWTMVWEQESEVIACLASDTQLNGELYWPIGEQDNLDIGNFTISLKKIVNYTTYIQRTLSIQHNKKKSERIIVHMQFLVWPSNGFPSSPGALLAFSSDVMTEQALRRCSPKPVIVHCLDGGSLSSLFLVAAATVCHIRADCGIVDVPLVFKGLAKCRKQVVNKESLLFAYRLVLYHAQDILMKRGILSSTRATFDNLDGFKGNKEKTSRKLQCHPSDDFLHNLSVGIQRSDSEQSGKTQTILTNDSTPSKSSSSQEKSNRVIDPLSQLDPLWSIRR, from the exons ATGGAGGCAGTGCCGCGATTGCCGATGATATGGTTCCAGCTAAAAGTCAGTCCGGAGCCAACTACTTTTGGACCGAAGCTTAAACAA tataTACAAGAGTTTTACAATGAGGATCCCGAATCGTACAACAATGAGATACATCAGTTGGAAAGTTTACGCTCAATGGCGGTTAGACCACCAGTTGATATGGCTGGGTGTGCACTGCTAAAGAAGTATTACTGCCAGTTGCATTTTCTTCAAAGCAGATTTCCCATGTACAAGGATGGTCCTGCTGCAGTTATATTTACatg GAGAGATGCTTATGCCAATTTGGTATGTTCATTGGGTAGCATTCGctttgaaataatatcaattttatacaatattggAGCAATGCACAGCCAATTAGGTGCACAAACTGAAAGAAATAGTGCAGATGGAATGAAAGTGGCATGTACACATTTTCAATGTGCAGCATGGGCATTTGAACACTTGAAAAATAGTTTTCCCCAGCCTTCTGGCATTGACTTGTCACCAGAACTGATGACTTTTATGCACCAGCTCTCATTGGCTCAAGCTCAAGAGTGCATATTGGAAAAGAGTATGCTGGATAATCGTAAGCCAACAATTGTAG CAAAAGTTGCAAAGCAAATAGTAGATTACTTTACTATGGCCCTAACTACACTGGAGCAAGGTGGAGTTGAAGATGGAACGATATCCGATACTGTGggtaacaaaatttataag aGCTGGAAACGCTacgtcaaatttaaaaaagcgtATTATATGGCCGTTACGTATCTTTATCAAGGTCTTGCTGCAGAAGAGCAAAGAAAAATGGGAGAGCGAGTAGCTTTTTATAATGCTGCATTAGCCTCCCTTAATGAAGCACATACAATCTACGATTTTGCAAATgttaaagaggaaaaagtCGCAGTAGAAGAATCTCTTACATTTACCAATGATGTAATCGAGGGCAAGAGAAAAGCCGCTAAAAATgaaaacgattttatttatcatgAAGAAGTGCCTGAAAAAGAAAGCCTTCCTACAGTAAAAGGTGCATCTTTAGTTAAAGGAATATCATTTAACATAAATGATTCAGAAGTATCAGGACAAGATATATTTGCAAg ATTTGTCCCTATGAGAGTACACGAAGCTAATTCTATGTATTCAGAAGAAAAAGCCAAAATATTGCGTTATATTGGAGcaaaaattgatgaaaaagaTCAATATCTTAATACTTATCTCACTTCCTTGAAGCTAGAACATTTGAATTTATGGGATCCTGATTCACAAGGTTCAGAATGGGAATGTATGCCTCTCCCGGAAGAATTACTTGAACGATGTGCTGCGCTTAATGCAAAAGAACATATTATTCAAGATTTAGTAGATATAATGGGaaaattatctgaaacaaGCCAAGATGTTGAGAAAGTactaaaagaaatatcaaaatttttgttagatgaagaagaaaa agAAAAACAATATCAAGATGCAGTAGGCAAAAGGCCGCCGTCAATAGTAGCAACAGATTTAACTAGAGAAGCTAAAAAATATGAAGAAGCGCATAACAAAGCTTCTGAAAGTAATCAAGCACTCCACAAAGCAATAACCATgcacgtaaaaaatttaaaagttctGGCGCAACCAATTGCTGATTTAATGGCCCAAATTCCTTCACCAAACGCGTACTTTGCAG atcaAGGTTCTGAAAAATCGCAAactaaagaaatagaaaaaatgcACACTAAAGAACTGAAACGAGTGTTAAATAAAGTGGATGAAATGCGAATGCAGAGACTTGATTTGCTTACTAAATTACGAGATCAAATTGCCCAAGATGATTTAACACGTTTATTAGTCACGGCTACATCTGAATCTTTCTCTTTAACCCGTTTATTTGCGGATCAACTTAGCAAGCATCAAAGTTTG GTGAACTTGATAGAACAAAATCTTGCGGCGCAAGATAATATATTAGCAGCTTTAACGGATGCGTACGCACAGACTGCTAATGTACGTAAAAATGTGGAAGAAGTATTGAAACGTAGAGAAATGACTATATCTTCTTTAATCAATTCCTATGACGCGTACGAGGATTTATTAGCAAAGTCAAGCAAAGGTTTAgaattttacagaaaattagaaataaatgtttcaaaGTTATTACAGCGAGTTAAAAGTACGTGCAAAGTACAAGAAGAAGAACGAGAGCAGATACTTGCGCAGGACAATAAGAACGCATATGAGAAAACCGACGCGACAATATCGTCGACTTACGATCAAGGACGTCCTCGATCTGGTAATGGCTTGAAGCTAAaggattatttaaataataaagttgaCGGAGGCACCGGTTATCAAAATccatattataatttgtacaaAGGACATGTCGCATCAATGCAAATGGATTCGAAATTAGCAACTGAAATAGGAAACAAGAATGTAATTCAATCTCCAAATACAGTACCCTTATCAGAAATTCCATCCTCGACTGTGAAATCATCTCAACATTATTATTCTGCCACGTACACTGATTACAGAACAACCTCGCCATATTTATACGGCacgcaaaattattatgaaaatcCAGTTGCTAATAGTATCTTAagtcaaaattatttacctaCTACGACAAGTACTACAAGCATTTATCAGCAACCAACTCTATCCACATCAACAACAGACGCATCTAATTCGAGTGCACAATATTCTGCCAGTTCTTACCTATCTAATGGGCAAACTTTACCCACGTCCGGACAAGATAAATTTCACGATGTATCTCctaattacaatatttctaATACAGCTTTGCAATATGATGCTTATCAATCTCCAACGggttacaataattataatattgcaaCGGCGTACGTTTCCAATCAAGAGAAAATTGCCGTTAAGAGCGGAACAGAGACATCCACGCACGTTCAGCCAGTGCCGCAAATACCCGGCTCTACGATCGTACCTGCAGCAGCAAGCAATGCCGTGCCAACAGATGCACAAGGGCAAACTTCATACAACATTGTGCAACAAACTCAACAATATGATAACCAACAGAAAACGACGGGTTTAAACCAAGAAATGTTTCATGGTGGTCAGAATGCTGTTGGATCTCAACAACCAGTGCCAGTAAAAGACAGCACATTAACGCAGAATTATTCACTCCCTCAGACTGCTCGCTCCGAAATCACATATCcacaaaattatcaaaataccACGTATTACAATCCGACAGAACTGCAAGCCCAGCGAGTTCCGTATACTCAAGGCACGTACGATACAGCTCTTGTTCCTCCGTCGCAATATATACAATCACAGCAACCGAATATGAGCAATCAGCCTGTACATTCCACCATCGCGTCATCAACAAATGAAGTTCCAATTTCGTATTCTTCGAACTTACACAGCTCTAATTCTGCTCAATATTCTCAGCAGCAGACCGGTACAGAATCGAATAAACAGAATTACACGGATAAAACGTATGCTTCATACAATACGCAAGTGCAAATAAACACAGTCGCTCCAAATTATCCAAGTACTTATCAGAATTATCAGCATTCTACTGGCGCACCACACGAACAAGCTAACATGCTACCTGGAAATGTGTCCGGCACGTATGCTTATATGAACAACCCGAGCACCTCGGAAATAATACATAGCCATGCGAAGCCGACAACGGTGCAGAGTTACTCACAATCATACCAATACTCGCAACAAGCTCCTTATTCGGGATACATGcaatattcaaattattcgCAGGACCAAAATTATGGTTACATGCAAAACACACCTGGAACAAATACCATGACTTACACATTTAATCCTGCTAATCAGGCACAAATCTATTCTTATGGAGCTAATTCTCAAAGTATACAGGCATCTCAAACATTAGGTACAGAGGTTTCGATAACATCGTCTAATATTACGGCTAGTGTTACTCAGCAGTCACAAGAGACAAATGCAAGATATACGAACGCGGGAAATAATGCTGTAGTTAGTCAAACACCATCCTCTCAATACAATCAAGATTATCAGTCTCAAACAGAAAATGATACGTACTACACGACACCTTACGGTCTTCAAATGCAAGGTCAag TTGGTTCTGTAACGAGACCTGAAAATTACACCAATTATAATCAAACATACATGCAAGCCGTCAATAATGGCACAAACACAACAACGAGTGCTAATCCGATGAAACACTCAACCAAATCCGAGGAACCGAAATCCAACGTCGATCTTCTTTCCGATTTAGATATTACTATAAATCATGCACCTCTTGTGCCAGAAGTGCGGCCTCTTTCGGCACcgaaaaaagaggaagagataACCGGTGACACTGCAGAagataataaaacagaaaagaatGAACAAGACAAGTCTTGTAAAACTGAACAAGAACCCTTAGCTTCTACTGAGGATAAAAATGATCATGACAACTTACAAATTGTATGGGATACATGGTATAATGATGTTCAACCGAAAAAAGATCCTCTAGGAGAACCGGCAGCGCtacaaaagtttattaatgATGTTGAAAAGTATGAAAAATTTGTAGATAGTTTACTCGTAAAAACTTTAAGTGGAGCTACGAATCTTGATATTAAGTGGAAAGAAGTTCAAGACTTTGAA gaacgAGAAAATGGAAAACAATCAAGCACTGTAGCATTAGCTCACTCATCCGAAAATCGAACAATTGATTGTATTCCATATGACACAACACGAGTGCAAATATCGTCCTCGGATGTTTCGTCATACATAAATGCATCTCACATCATGGAAATTACGCAATGGATACCTAcagcatttattattactcaAACACCGTTAgcagataaattaaatgttttttggACAATGGTTTGGGAACAAGAAAGTGAAGTTATTGCATGTTTGGCATCTGATACTCAG TTAAACGGAGAATTATATTGGCCTATAGGTGAACAAGACAATTTAGACATTGGAAATTTTACTAtttcactaaaaaaaatagttaattataCAACTTACATTCAAAGAACTCTTTCTATTCAacataataagaaaaaaagtgaaagaatcATCGTACACATGCAATTTCTTGTCTGGCCTTCGAA tggTTTTCCGAGTAGTCCCGGTGCACTACTTGCATTTTCAAGTGATGTAATGACAGAACAAGCATTAAGACGTTGTTCTCCTAAACCTGTAATTGTACATTGTTTAGATGGCGGTTCGTTGAGCAGTCTGTTTTTGGTGGCTGCTGCAACTGTATGTCACATACGAGCTGATTGTGGAATTGTGGATGTACCACTGGTTTTTAAAGGCCTCGCGAAATGTCGCAAACAAGTCGTAAATAAGGaatcattattatttgcatacaGACTAGTATTATACCACGCTCaggatattttaatgaaac gcGGCATTTTATCATCTACTCGAGCTACGTTTGACAATTTAGATGGATTTAaaggaaataaagagaaaacatCGCGAAAATTACAATGCCACCCTTCCGATGATTTCCTTCATAATCTCAGCGTGGGAATACAGCGCTCAGATTCTGAACAATCAG gaaAAACACAAACAATTTTAACAAACGATAGTACGCCCAGTAAGAGTTCATCGTCACAAGAAAAGTCTAACAGAGTCATTGATCCATTGAGCCAATTGGATCCTTTATGGTCCATCAGAAGATAA